Proteins from a genomic interval of Plasmodium sp. gorilla clade G2 genome assembly, chromosome: 10:
- a CDS encoding 60S ribosomal protein L13, putative: MYKKEYVIDCKGHLLGRLSSLIAKELLNGQRIVAVRCEDINISGSLYRNKLKYQEFLRLRTNTNPKKGPLHLREPSKILWRCVRGMLPHKTYKGQLALKKLKVCVGMPYPYDKKKKYVLPNALRAFRLKKHRRYCRLGTLSSRVGWNYDSLVKKNEVLRKQVSKAYYKKKVNNLNEKKEIKSEALNLINPEQRQVLENFGYA; the protein is encoded by the exons atgtataaaaag gaATATGTTATCGATTGTAAGGGTCACCTGTTAGGTAGGTTGTCATCACTTATAGCAAAGGAATTATTAAATGGTCAAAGAATAGTAGCAGTAAGATGTGAAGATATAAACATATCAGGAAGTTTATATAGGAATAAGCTTAAGTATCAAGAATTTTTAAGATTAAGAACTAATACAAATCCAAAAAAAGGACCATTACATTTAAGAGAACCATCAAAAATATTGTGGAGATGTGTACGTGGTATGTTACCtcataaaacatataaaggACAACTTGCCTTAAAGAAATTGAAAGTATGTGTTGGTATGCCTTATCCATAtgataagaaaaagaaatatgttTTACCAAATGCTCTTAGAGCTTTCCGTTTAAAAAAGCACAGAAGATATTGTCGATTAGGTACCTTAAGTTCAAGAGTTGGATGGAATTATGATTCattagttaaaaaaaatgaagtttTAAGAAAACAAGTCTCAAAAGcttattataagaaaaaagttAACAACctaaatgaaaagaaagaaataaaatctGAAGCTCTTAATTTAATCAACCCTGAACAACGTCAAGTTTTAGAAAATTTTGGATAtgcataa